One stretch of Schlesneria sp. DSM 10557 DNA includes these proteins:
- a CDS encoding circularly permuted type 2 ATP-grasp protein, whose amino-acid sequence MIDSTGAVSAHPAGDIVSRYAPHSQYFDEMIGPDGGVRPAWSRLVQTMNDAGAEGLNQRGDHLRHLLRENGVTYNVYGASKDLERPWELDPIPLMLPIAEWNPLADAIQQRATLLNRILADVYGPQELVRSGVLPPNALFEHPGYLLPCINIRPPEGIFLHWYAAQLARDATGRWMALGDRSQGPSGAGYVVENRVVVSRTLPEKFQSLNVVRLASYFIALQNTLARLARNHRDNPRVVVLSPGPRSSRYFEDVYLARYLGYTLVEGGDLTVRGDRVYLKTLGGLLAVDVIFRRMGDARCDPLELRPDSREGIPGLMQVVRDGQVVVANALGSGFLEAPLMQAYLPAACRFLLGEELKLPSMPTWWCGRPDDLKYVEANLERLVVRPAYHHHNVKVYIGANLAYDERARLIAEMRARPSQFVAQEPLAGSTAPVLIGENLQPWHVTLRAFAVATEGKYQVMPGGLSRVATRSETLSESMASGQRSKDVWVLADTPVEPVTLLRPKQTALELRRSANDLPSRAADHLFWLGRSIERTEAQVRHVRCVVARTTSELQPATLSDLYQLVLAIDEPGESPLAPFDSEAEGQQQALIESVWAFLHDPYRKGGLFSTIEATQRTASVVRDRISVDGWRIINQMKFPQPRSSSAPRTSSGLTDALAPLNQLLTSLSAFSGLCNDSMTRGPGWRFLDIGRRIERALQTLRVIRGLLVDGQVDVLPRLEAMLEIADSSMTYRYRYLTTLQLAPVLDLVLADESNPRAVGFQLMALSKHVRSLSREESEMVRTAEQKLVLSAQASLRLADVESFCTVNGSGDRRQLDKFLALLASDLRSLSDSITHTYLAHTVDSRQLEAQLQIPRRA is encoded by the coding sequence ATGATTGACAGCACCGGTGCGGTGAGTGCTCATCCCGCCGGCGACATCGTATCGCGATATGCCCCACACAGTCAGTATTTTGATGAAATGATCGGGCCGGATGGGGGAGTACGCCCTGCCTGGTCGCGGCTCGTCCAGACCATGAACGATGCGGGTGCCGAGGGGCTCAATCAACGGGGGGACCACCTTCGTCATCTGCTGCGGGAAAATGGAGTCACCTACAACGTCTACGGTGCGTCGAAAGACCTTGAACGTCCCTGGGAGCTGGACCCCATTCCGCTGATGCTTCCGATTGCGGAATGGAATCCACTTGCCGACGCGATCCAGCAGCGGGCTACCTTACTCAATCGAATCCTGGCCGACGTGTATGGGCCCCAGGAACTCGTGAGATCTGGTGTTCTGCCGCCGAACGCCTTGTTTGAACATCCGGGCTACCTGCTGCCATGCATTAATATTCGCCCTCCTGAGGGAATCTTCCTGCACTGGTACGCGGCTCAGTTAGCCCGCGATGCGACAGGACGTTGGATGGCACTGGGAGACCGTTCGCAGGGTCCGTCCGGGGCCGGATATGTGGTCGAGAATCGCGTTGTTGTCTCTCGCACATTACCAGAGAAATTTCAGAGCCTGAACGTCGTCCGCCTGGCGTCCTACTTCATCGCGCTGCAAAACACACTTGCACGACTGGCGCGTAACCATCGGGACAATCCGCGAGTGGTAGTATTGTCGCCAGGCCCCAGAAGTTCTCGCTATTTTGAAGATGTCTATCTGGCCCGCTATCTGGGTTATACGCTGGTCGAAGGGGGCGACCTGACGGTTCGCGGGGATCGCGTTTATCTGAAAACCCTCGGGGGGCTGCTGGCCGTCGACGTCATCTTTCGACGGATGGGTGACGCCCGTTGCGATCCACTCGAACTTCGTCCGGATTCGCGCGAGGGGATTCCGGGACTGATGCAGGTCGTTCGTGACGGACAGGTTGTGGTCGCCAATGCGTTAGGCAGTGGCTTTCTCGAAGCACCACTGATGCAGGCTTATTTACCCGCCGCCTGCCGGTTCCTGCTGGGTGAAGAACTCAAACTTCCCTCAATGCCGACCTGGTGGTGCGGTCGACCCGACGACCTGAAGTACGTCGAAGCCAATCTCGAGCGACTCGTCGTACGCCCCGCCTACCACCACCACAATGTGAAGGTCTACATCGGTGCCAACCTGGCGTACGACGAGCGGGCCCGTCTCATTGCCGAGATGCGGGCTCGTCCGAGTCAATTCGTTGCACAGGAACCTCTGGCAGGATCGACCGCACCGGTGCTCATCGGAGAAAACCTGCAACCCTGGCACGTCACCCTGCGCGCCTTCGCCGTGGCAACTGAAGGCAAGTACCAGGTCATGCCGGGGGGCCTTTCGCGGGTGGCAACACGCTCAGAAACGCTCTCAGAATCGATGGCCTCTGGCCAGAGAAGCAAAGACGTGTGGGTGCTGGCCGATACTCCTGTCGAGCCGGTGACATTGCTTCGTCCCAAGCAGACTGCACTCGAACTGCGTCGCAGCGCGAACGACTTGCCAAGCCGCGCTGCCGACCATCTGTTCTGGCTGGGACGCTCCATCGAACGAACCGAAGCGCAGGTCCGGCATGTCCGCTGCGTTGTCGCCCGGACCACCAGCGAGCTTCAACCCGCGACCCTGTCTGATCTGTACCAACTGGTCCTTGCCATCGACGAACCGGGTGAATCACCACTGGCTCCCTTTGACAGTGAAGCAGAAGGGCAGCAGCAAGCCCTGATCGAATCCGTCTGGGCCTTCCTGCATGATCCTTATCGAAAAGGGGGGTTGTTCAGCACCATCGAAGCGACCCAACGAACGGCTTCGGTCGTACGAGACAGAATCTCTGTCGATGGCTGGCGAATTATCAATCAAATGAAGTTCCCTCAGCCTCGCAGCTCGTCTGCACCACGAACGTCCTCGGGTCTGACGGATGCGCTTGCACCGCTGAACCAACTGCTGACCTCATTGTCGGCGTTCAGCGGCCTCTGCAACGACAGTATGACCCGGGGTCCCGGTTGGCGTTTTCTGGATATCGGGCGCAGGATCGAGCGAGCGTTGCAAACTTTGCGAGTCATCCGGGGGTTGCTCGTCGATGGACAGGTCGATGTCCTGCCTCGACTGGAAGCGATGCTCGAAATCGCGGACAGTTCAATGACCTACCGCTACCGCTATCTGACAACCCTGCAACTGGCTCCGGTGCTGGATCTGGTACTCGCGGATGAATCGAATCCTCGTGCCGTCGGCTTCCAGCTCATGGCCCTGTCGAAGCACGTGCGCAGTCTCTCCAGGGAGGAATCCGAGATGGTCCGCACGGCGGAACAGAAGCTCGTCCTTTCCGCTCAGGCGTCGCTCCGTCTGGCGGACGTGGAATCGTTCTGCACCGTCAATGGCTCAGGGGATCGACGACAGCTCGATAAGTTTCTGGCATTACTCGCTTCCGATCTTCGTTCTCTTTCCGATAGCATCACCCATACCTACCTCGCCCACACGGTCGACTCGAGACAACTCGAGGCTCAACTTCAGATCCCACGCCGCGCGTGA